A DNA window from Jaculus jaculus isolate mJacJac1 chromosome 1, mJacJac1.mat.Y.cur, whole genome shotgun sequence contains the following coding sequences:
- the Dolpp1 gene encoding dolichyldiphosphatase 1 isoform X2: MAADGQCSLPASWRPVTLTHVEYPAGDLSGHLLAYLSLSPVFVIVGFVTLIIFKRELHTISFLGGLALNEGVNWLIKHVIQEPRPCGGPHTAVGTKYGMPSSHSQFMWFFSVYSFLFLYLRMHQTNNARFLDLLWRHVLSLGLLTAAFLVSYSRPISEFFLIRDTSLIPNVLWFEYTVTRAEARNRQRKLGTKLQ, encoded by the exons ATGGCAGCGGACGGACAGTGCTCGCTCCCCGCTTCATGGCGGCCAGTGACCCTCACCCACGTCGAATATCCTGCAG GTGATCTCTCTGGCCACCTCCTTGCCTACCTGAGCCTTAGCCCTGTTTTTGTCATCGTTGGTTTTGTAACCCTCATCATATTCAAGCGGGAGCTGCACACA ATCTCATTCCTCGGGGGACTGGCATTGAACGAGGGGGTCAACTGGCTAATCAAGCACGTCATCCAGGAGCCTCGGCCCTGTGGAG gTCCCCACACAGCAGTGGGTACTAAGTACGGGATGCCCTCCAGCCATTCCCAGTTTATGTGGTTCTTCTCTGtctattccttccttttcctgtaTTTAAG AATGCACCAAACAAATAATGCTAGATTCCTGGACTTGCTATGGAGGCATGTTCTCTCCCTGGGGCTCCTCACTGCGGCCTTTCTCGTCTCCTACAGCAG GCCCATCTCTGAGTTCTTCCTAATCCGGGATACAAGCCTCATCCCTAATGTACTCTGGTTTGAGTACACAGTAACCCGAGCAGAAGCCAG GAACAGACAGCGAAAGCTGGGGACAAAACTGCAGTGA
- the Dolpp1 gene encoding dolichyldiphosphatase 1 isoform X1, which produces MAADGQCSLPASWRPVTLTHVEYPAGDLSGHLLAYLSLSPVFVIVGFVTLIIFKRELHTISFLGGLALNEGVNWLIKHVIQEPRPCGGPHTAVGTKYGMPSSHSQFMWFFSVYSFLFLYLRMHQTNNARFLDLLWRHVLSLGLLTAAFLVSYSRVYLLYHTWSQVLYGGIAGSLMAIAWFIFTQEVLTPLFPRIAAWPISEFFLIRDTSLIPNVLWFEYTVTRAEARNRQRKLGTKLQ; this is translated from the exons ATGGCAGCGGACGGACAGTGCTCGCTCCCCGCTTCATGGCGGCCAGTGACCCTCACCCACGTCGAATATCCTGCAG GTGATCTCTCTGGCCACCTCCTTGCCTACCTGAGCCTTAGCCCTGTTTTTGTCATCGTTGGTTTTGTAACCCTCATCATATTCAAGCGGGAGCTGCACACA ATCTCATTCCTCGGGGGACTGGCATTGAACGAGGGGGTCAACTGGCTAATCAAGCACGTCATCCAGGAGCCTCGGCCCTGTGGAG gTCCCCACACAGCAGTGGGTACTAAGTACGGGATGCCCTCCAGCCATTCCCAGTTTATGTGGTTCTTCTCTGtctattccttccttttcctgtaTTTAAG AATGCACCAAACAAATAATGCTAGATTCCTGGACTTGCTATGGAGGCATGTTCTCTCCCTGGGGCTCCTCACTGCGGCCTTTCTCGTCTCCTACAGCAG GGTCTACCTGCTGTACCACACCTGGAGCCAGGTGCTCTACGGGGGCATTGCTGGAAGCCTCATGGCCATCGCCTGGTTCATCTTCACCCAGGAGGTCCTCACCCCGCTGTTCCCCAGGATAGCAGCCTG GCCCATCTCTGAGTTCTTCCTAATCCGGGATACAAGCCTCATCCCTAATGTACTCTGGTTTGAGTACACAGTAACCCGAGCAGAAGCCAG GAACAGACAGCGAAAGCTGGGGACAAAACTGCAGTGA